A section of the Pseudomonas prosekii genome encodes:
- a CDS encoding phasin family protein, producing MAGKKNTDKEGSSWIGKVEDYSRKIWLAGLGVYSKIDTDGSKLFDTLVKDGEKAEKLTKSAVGKKVDSAKDSASSAKSRISGVKDRALGKWDELEGAFDKRLNSAISRLGVPSRNEVKALHSKVDTLTRQIEKLTGAKVAPVASKTAAAKPAAKTATAAKTAAAKPAAKSAAKPLVKAAAKAVAKPAAKAAAKTAAAKPVAKAAAKTAAKPVAAKTAAKPAAKPAAKTAAAKPAAAKPAAKPAAAKKPAAKKPAAAKAAAPKPAAPAAKPATPATSANSAAAPTPAATPTATPTPATPTSQS from the coding sequence ATGGCTGGTAAAAAGAATACTGACAAAGAAGGCAGCTCGTGGATCGGGAAGGTCGAAGACTACTCCCGCAAGATCTGGCTGGCTGGTTTAGGCGTGTACTCGAAGATCGACACTGACGGCAGCAAGCTCTTCGATACATTGGTCAAAGACGGCGAGAAAGCCGAGAAGCTCACCAAAAGTGCAGTTGGCAAGAAAGTCGACTCCGCCAAGGATTCCGCTTCCTCTGCCAAGTCGCGCATCAGCGGCGTGAAAGATCGCGCACTGGGCAAGTGGGATGAACTGGAAGGTGCTTTCGACAAGCGCCTGAACAGCGCCATTTCGCGCCTCGGTGTTCCAAGCCGCAATGAAGTGAAAGCACTGCACAGCAAGGTCGATACCCTGACCCGGCAGATCGAGAAACTCACCGGCGCCAAGGTTGCGCCAGTTGCGAGCAAAACCGCAGCTGCAAAACCTGCTGCTAAAACTGCTACGGCTGCTAAAACGGCTGCGGCGAAACCGGCAGCCAAATCCGCTGCCAAGCCACTGGTCAAAGCCGCTGCCAAAGCAGTTGCCAAGCCTGCTGCCAAAGCCGCCGCGAAAACCGCTGCGGCCAAACCTGTAGCCAAGGCCGCCGCGAAAACTGCAGCCAAGCCTGTCGCTGCAAAAACCGCCGCAAAACCAGCCGCGAAACCGGCGGCCAAAACCGCGGCAGCGAAACCTGCAGCAGCCAAGCCAGCGGCAAAACCTGCAGCCGCGAAAAAACCTGCTGCGAAGAAACCGGCCGCTGCCAAAGCTGCCGCGCCAAAACCAGCAGCGCCTGCCGCCAAACCGGCAACCCCGGCCACTTCAGCGAACTCCGCTGCCGCGCCGACCCCTGCTGCAACCCCGACTGCGACGCCAACCCCGGCGACCCCAACCAGTCAGTCCTGA
- a CDS encoding phasin family protein, producing MAKVILKKKIDSSTNALHDVKSYARKIWLAGLGAYTKVGQEGSEYFQELIQAGQTVESKGKKVVAEKLEAANSEIDEAKSEVHTFKGKVEVQLDKVEKAFDSRVASALNRIGIPSKHDVETLSAKLDELTALLERVARKS from the coding sequence ATGGCCAAAGTTATTTTGAAGAAAAAAATCGACTCCTCGACTAACGCTCTGCACGACGTCAAATCGTATGCCCGCAAGATCTGGCTGGCAGGCCTGGGTGCCTACACCAAGGTTGGCCAAGAGGGCAGCGAGTACTTTCAAGAGTTGATCCAGGCTGGTCAAACTGTTGAAAGCAAAGGCAAAAAAGTAGTTGCCGAAAAACTTGAAGCGGCCAACTCCGAGATCGATGAAGCCAAGAGTGAAGTGCACACTTTCAAAGGCAAGGTCGAAGTTCAACTCGACAAGGTTGAAAAGGCTTTTGACTCACGTGTCGCAAGTGCCTTGAATCGTATCGGCATTCCGTCTAAACATGACGTTGAGACACTGTCTGCTAAGCTCGATGAGTTGACGGCATTGCTCGAACGCGTCGCGCGTAAATCTTAA
- a CDS encoding twin-arginine translocase TatA/TatE family subunit produces the protein MGIFDWKHWIVILVVVVLVFGTKKLKNLGTDVGESIKGFRKAMNDDEKPADPTVTPAQPVPPAQPTATSPLSQPHTIDVQAQKVEEPIRKDV, from the coding sequence ATGGGCATTTTTGACTGGAAACACTGGATCGTCATCCTGGTTGTCGTAGTGCTGGTGTTCGGCACCAAGAAACTGAAAAACCTCGGCACGGACGTCGGCGAGTCGATCAAGGGCTTTCGCAAAGCCATGAACGATGACGAAAAACCGGCCGATCCGACCGTGACCCCGGCGCAACCGGTGCCACCTGCGCAACCCACGGCCACTTCGCCGCTGAGCCAGCCGCACACCATCGACGTGCAGGCGCAGAAAGTCGAAGAGCCGATCCGCAAAGACGTGTGA
- the ubiE gene encoding bifunctional demethylmenaquinone methyltransferase/2-methoxy-6-polyprenyl-1,4-benzoquinol methylase UbiE: MTDQRKGSDAEPTTHFGFKNVPESQKAEKVAEVFHSVAAKYDLMNDLLSGGMHRLWKRFAIELSGVRSGNRVLDIAGGTGDLTKKFSHLVGPTGHVVLADINESMLKVGRDRLLDLGVAGNVEFVQADAEKLPFPDNHFDCVTIAFGLRNVTHKEDALRSMLRVLKPGGRLLVLEFSKPTNALMSKAYDAYSFAFMPLMGKLITNDSESYRYLAESIRMHPNQETLKSMMVEAGFDRVTYHNMTAGIVALHRGIKP; the protein is encoded by the coding sequence ATGACTGATCAGCGCAAAGGCAGCGATGCCGAACCCACCACTCACTTCGGTTTCAAAAACGTTCCGGAAAGCCAAAAAGCGGAAAAAGTCGCTGAAGTTTTCCACTCGGTAGCCGCCAAGTACGACTTGATGAACGACCTCCTGTCGGGCGGCATGCACCGTTTGTGGAAGCGTTTCGCGATCGAACTGTCGGGCGTTCGCAGCGGCAACCGCGTGCTCGACATTGCCGGCGGGACCGGCGACCTGACCAAAAAATTCTCGCACCTCGTCGGCCCGACCGGCCACGTAGTGTTGGCCGACATCAACGAATCCATGCTCAAGGTCGGTCGCGACCGCCTGCTGGATCTGGGTGTCGCCGGCAACGTTGAATTCGTCCAGGCCGACGCTGAAAAGCTGCCGTTCCCGGACAACCATTTCGATTGCGTGACCATCGCTTTCGGCCTGCGCAACGTCACGCACAAGGAAGACGCCCTGCGTTCGATGCTGCGCGTGCTCAAGCCGGGCGGTCGCCTGCTGGTGCTGGAGTTCTCCAAACCGACCAACGCATTGATGTCCAAAGCCTACGACGCTTACTCGTTCGCCTTCATGCCGTTGATGGGCAAGCTGATCACCAACGATTCGGAAAGCTATCGCTACCTCGCCGAATCGATCCGCATGCACCCGAATCAGGAAACCCTGAAGTCGATGATGGTCGAGGCCGGTTTCGACCGCGTGACCTATCACAACATGACCGCAGGCATCGTTGCCCTGCACCGCGGCATCAAACCCTGA
- a CDS encoding phosphoribosyl-ATP diphosphatase has product MSDTLTRLAEVLEARKGAAADSSYVASLYHKGLNKILEKVGEESVETIIAAKDAAISGDCSDVIYETADLWFHSMVMLAQLGQHPQAVLDELDRRFGLSGHAEKASRPSA; this is encoded by the coding sequence ATGAGTGACACCCTGACCCGTCTGGCCGAAGTGCTGGAAGCGCGCAAAGGCGCGGCGGCCGACAGCTCGTATGTCGCCAGCCTGTATCACAAGGGTTTGAACAAGATTCTGGAGAAAGTCGGCGAAGAGTCGGTCGAAACGATTATTGCCGCCAAGGACGCCGCGATCAGCGGCGACTGCAGCGACGTGATCTACGAGACCGCCGACTTGTGGTTCCACAGCATGGTCATGCTCGCCCAACTGGGGCAGCATCCACAGGCTGTGCTCGATGAACTGGACCGTCGCTTCGGTCTGTCCGGACACGCCGAGAAAGCCTCGCGCCCGTCCGCCTGA
- the ubiB gene encoding ubiquinone biosynthesis regulatory protein kinase UbiB yields the protein MKLLAVRRLLRIQRVVIRYRLDDLLFALPLPWFLLALRYALPWRWFPRKTLELSRGARLRLALQDLGPIFIKFGQILSTRRDLLPEDIADELMMLQDRVPPFDSQLSIKLIEEQLGKKISEVFSRFDVEPLASASVAQVHAAQLKSGEEVVVKVIRPGLKPIIAQDLAWLFILARAAEKLSADARLLHPVDVVLDYEKTIYDELDLLREAANASQLKRNFEGSQLLYVPQVYWDWCRPKVLVMERIYGIQVTDLATLADQRTDMKMLAERGVEIFFTQVFRDSFFHADMHPGNIFVSTVNPWSPQYIAIDCGIVGSLTPEDQDYLARNLFAFFKRDYRRVAQLHIDSGWVPAETKLNEFEAAIRTVCEPIFEKPLKDISFGQVLMRLFQTARRFNMEVQPQLVLLQKTLLNIEGLGRQLYPDLDLWNTAQPFLERWMRERVSPKTLIGNVQSQFEQLPHLANMARDLLERMSQPHAYDPPPPWHKRKDDWFLRLLGCAHLGGGAVLAAGGPLNELGHWPAGVMVIVGLYLVVRR from the coding sequence ATGAAGCTGCTTGCCGTCCGCCGTTTGTTGCGCATCCAGCGCGTTGTGATCCGCTACCGCCTCGATGACCTGCTGTTCGCCCTGCCGCTGCCCTGGTTTTTGCTGGCGCTGCGCTATGCGTTGCCGTGGCGCTGGTTCCCGCGCAAGACCCTGGAACTGAGCCGTGGTGCACGATTGCGCCTGGCGTTGCAGGACCTTGGGCCGATTTTCATCAAGTTCGGGCAAATTCTTTCCACGCGCCGCGACCTGCTGCCGGAAGACATCGCCGATGAGCTGATGATGCTGCAGGACCGCGTGCCGCCGTTCGACTCGCAACTGTCGATCAAGTTGATCGAAGAGCAGCTCGGGAAAAAAATCAGCGAAGTCTTCAGCCGTTTCGACGTCGAACCGCTGGCCTCGGCCTCGGTGGCGCAGGTGCATGCCGCGCAGTTGAAAAGCGGCGAAGAAGTCGTGGTCAAAGTCATTCGTCCGGGGCTCAAACCGATCATTGCGCAGGATCTGGCGTGGCTTTTCATCCTTGCCCGCGCCGCTGAAAAGCTCTCCGCCGATGCACGCCTGCTGCACCCGGTGGACGTGGTTCTGGACTACGAAAAAACCATCTACGACGAACTCGACCTGCTGCGCGAAGCTGCCAACGCCAGTCAGTTGAAGCGCAATTTCGAAGGATCGCAGCTGCTGTATGTGCCGCAAGTCTACTGGGACTGGTGCCGGCCAAAAGTGCTGGTGATGGAGCGCATTTACGGGATTCAGGTGACGGACCTGGCGACGCTGGCCGACCAGCGCACCGACATGAAAATGCTCGCCGAACGTGGCGTCGAGATTTTCTTCACTCAAGTGTTCCGCGACAGTTTTTTCCATGCCGACATGCACCCCGGCAACATCTTCGTCAGCACCGTCAACCCGTGGAGCCCGCAGTACATTGCGATCGACTGCGGCATCGTCGGCAGCCTGACCCCGGAAGATCAGGATTATCTGGCGCGCAACCTGTTCGCGTTTTTCAAGCGTGATTATCGGCGTGTGGCGCAGTTGCACATCGATTCCGGTTGGGTGCCGGCGGAGACCAAACTGAATGAATTCGAAGCGGCGATCCGCACCGTTTGCGAACCGATCTTCGAAAAACCGTTAAAAGATATTTCCTTCGGCCAGGTACTGATGCGCCTGTTCCAGACCGCGCGACGCTTCAACATGGAAGTACAGCCGCAGTTGGTATTGCTGCAAAAAACCTTGCTGAACATCGAAGGCCTGGGCCGTCAGTTGTACCCGGACCTGGATTTGTGGAACACCGCGCAGCCGTTCCTCGAACGCTGGATGCGCGAGCGCGTCAGCCCGAAAACCCTGATCGGCAATGTGCAAAGCCAGTTCGAGCAACTGCCGCACCTGGCCAACATGGCCCGCGATCTGCTGGAACGCATGTCCCAGCCACACGCCTACGACCCACCGCCACCGTGGCATAAACGCAAGGACGACTGGTTCCTGCGGCTGCTCGGTTGTGCGCATCTGGGCGGCGGCGCGGTGCTCGCGGCGGGTGGCCCGCTGAATGAACTGGGGCATTGGCCGGCCGGTGTGATGGTGATTGTCGGTTTGTATCTGGTCGTGCGCCGATAG
- the hisI gene encoding phosphoribosyl-AMP cyclohydrolase, with amino-acid sequence MKNWLDEIKWDADGLVPAIAQDHQTGRVLMMAWMNREALELTAAENRAIYWSRSRGKLWRKGEESGHVQTLHEMRLDCDADVIILMVEQIGDIACHTGRQSCFYRVYENGDWKTVDPVLKDPHSIYSAGHSHE; translated from the coding sequence ATGAAAAACTGGCTGGACGAGATCAAATGGGACGCAGATGGCCTGGTGCCGGCGATTGCCCAGGATCACCAAACCGGGCGCGTGCTGATGATGGCCTGGATGAATCGCGAAGCGCTGGAACTGACTGCCGCCGAGAACCGTGCCATCTACTGGTCACGTTCGCGTGGCAAGTTGTGGCGCAAGGGTGAAGAGTCCGGCCACGTGCAAACCCTGCATGAGATGCGCCTCGACTGCGATGCCGACGTGATCATCCTGATGGTCGAGCAAATTGGCGACATCGCTTGCCATACCGGTCGCCAAAGCTGCTTCTATCGCGTTTACGAGAACGGCGACTGGAAAACCGTCGACCCGGTCCTGAAAGACCCGCACTCCATTTATTCCGCAGGACACAGCCATGAGTGA
- a CDS encoding TetR/AcrR family transcriptional regulator translates to MKTRDRILECALQLFNQKGEPNVSTMEVANEMGISPGNLYYHFHGKEPLILGLFERFQNELAPLLDPPSDVELAPEDYWLFLHLIVERLAHYRFLFQDLSNLAGRLPKLAKGIRNLLNALKRTLASLLARLKAQGQLVSDTQALGQLVEQITMTLLFSLDYQRILDREGEVRLVVYQIMMLVAPHLLPPVKAATEQLALQYLEEHE, encoded by the coding sequence ATGAAAACCCGCGACCGGATCCTCGAATGTGCCCTGCAGTTGTTCAATCAAAAAGGCGAACCAAACGTTTCCACCATGGAAGTTGCCAATGAAATGGGGATCAGCCCGGGCAACCTCTACTACCACTTCCACGGCAAGGAGCCGCTGATTCTGGGGTTGTTCGAACGCTTCCAGAACGAACTAGCGCCGCTGCTCGATCCGCCGTCCGACGTCGAACTGGCGCCGGAAGATTACTGGCTGTTTCTGCACTTGATCGTCGAGCGCCTGGCGCACTACCGGTTCCTGTTCCAGGACCTGTCCAACCTGGCCGGCCGCCTGCCAAAACTGGCGAAAGGCATCCGCAACCTGCTCAATGCACTGAAACGCACGCTGGCCTCATTGCTGGCGCGGCTGAAAGCGCAGGGACAACTGGTCAGCGACACCCAGGCGTTGGGGCAACTGGTGGAGCAAATCACCATGACCCTGCTGTTTTCACTGGACTATCAGCGGATTCTTGATCGCGAGGGTGAAGTCAGATTGGTGGTGTACCAGATCATGATGCTGGTAGCGCCGCACCTGCTGCCGCCGGTCAAAGCGGCTACCGAGCAGTTGGCGCTGCAATATTTGGAAGAACATGAGTGA
- a CDS encoding ubiquinone biosynthesis accessory factor UbiJ: MLLAGLLASVELGINRVLRLDSTALPRLAHLSGKVIAVDCRSPALQLFILPSDEGLMLASQWETGADCTLRAPAASLLKLATSKDKTAVLHGPEVELDGDSGVLLDLAAILQDLELDWEYELSRWLGPVATQLVGGHLRSRARFYQQGFASLNQNLGEYLAEESRTLVGQREAEARFSELDQIKLDLERLEARFERLSRSLDPSDNA; the protein is encoded by the coding sequence ATGCTGCTCGCCGGACTGCTCGCCAGCGTTGAACTCGGGATTAACCGGGTGCTGCGCCTCGACAGCACAGCGCTGCCGCGCCTCGCGCATTTGAGCGGCAAAGTGATTGCCGTCGATTGCCGCAGCCCGGCGCTGCAACTGTTTATCCTGCCCAGCGATGAAGGCCTGATGCTCGCCTCGCAGTGGGAAACCGGCGCCGATTGCACCTTGCGCGCACCGGCCGCCAGCCTGTTGAAACTGGCGACCAGCAAGGATAAGACTGCCGTGCTGCACGGCCCTGAAGTCGAACTCGACGGCGACAGCGGCGTGCTGCTGGACCTTGCGGCGATCCTTCAGGACCTTGAGCTGGACTGGGAGTACGAACTCTCGCGCTGGCTCGGTCCGGTGGCCACGCAACTGGTCGGCGGTCATCTGCGCAGCCGCGCACGCTTTTATCAACAAGGGTTCGCCAGCCTCAACCAGAACCTTGGCGAATACCTGGCCGAAGAATCGCGCACCCTTGTCGGTCAGCGCGAAGCCGAAGCCCGTTTCAGTGAACTGGACCAGATCAAACTTGATCTGGAACGTCTTGAGGCGCGTTTCGAGCGCCTTTCCCGATCCCTCGACCCAAGCGATAACGCATGA
- a CDS encoding polyhydroxyalkanoic acid system family protein — protein MARISVERTHDLGKEAAREKADLLAKKLSEQYGLEPQWSGDTLNLKRSGVKGAVHVGEDSIKVDVELGLFMSAMSGTIKSEIEKALDKALV, from the coding sequence ATGGCCCGAATCAGTGTTGAACGTACCCACGACCTGGGCAAGGAAGCGGCCCGCGAGAAGGCTGACCTGCTGGCGAAGAAGCTCTCCGAGCAATACGGCCTGGAGCCGCAATGGTCCGGCGACACCCTGAACCTCAAGCGCTCGGGCGTGAAAGGCGCGGTGCATGTCGGCGAAGATTCGATCAAGGTCGATGTCGAGCTGGGACTGTTTATGTCAGCCATGAGCGGCACGATCAAATCGGAAATCGAAAAGGCCCTTGATAAGGCCCTGGTCTGA
- the tatB gene encoding Sec-independent protein translocase protein TatB, with protein MFGISFSELLLVGLVALLVLGPERLPGAARTAGLWVGRLKRSFNAIKQEVEREIGADEIRRQLHNEHILSLEQEARKIFTPTQQQATPVKPVEPVLEQTIHAPGTESVPSMGGVEPAPVIDAPAPVAPAAPEQPAAPAAAPTTPAPHDTPLPPRAP; from the coding sequence ATGTTTGGTATCAGCTTCTCTGAACTGCTGCTCGTCGGCCTCGTGGCCCTGCTGGTGCTGGGCCCCGAGCGTCTGCCGGGTGCTGCGCGCACTGCTGGCCTGTGGGTCGGGCGGTTGAAGCGCAGTTTCAACGCGATCAAACAGGAAGTTGAACGTGAAATCGGTGCCGACGAGATTCGTCGGCAACTGCACAACGAACACATTCTGTCGCTGGAGCAGGAGGCGCGGAAGATTTTCACGCCGACCCAGCAGCAAGCCACGCCGGTCAAACCGGTCGAGCCGGTGCTGGAGCAGACCATTCACGCGCCGGGCACCGAATCCGTGCCAAGCATGGGCGGCGTCGAACCCGCGCCAGTGATTGACGCGCCGGCACCTGTTGCGCCCGCAGCACCTGAACAACCTGCTGCGCCTGCCGCCGCGCCGACCACGCCGGCACCTCACGACACTCCATTGCCGCCGCGAGCCCCATGA
- a CDS encoding type IV toxin-antitoxin system AbiEi family antitoxin, which produces MPNEFFDQARQPLIEGFIESLQNATGVKVLHRRHAAGIDRGVDLLLTLDTPDGNWDVAVEIKRAVYPRDIRDALEALQRYGAENAEKRNATTIIPMVIAEKISQGAREELKNSGAGYYDASGSLYFRHERWLINIDRPAAASARKTQRVPLFSGAKEMVVHALLHSKGEWFTGLELAERSETSVFTVSSVLQELELREWVESEGSGRLLRRRLCRAGDLLDAWAEAWQQRKENRSNWYFFSSNPRQLLENLARKAPKSSSASWAFTGAIAANYLSPLLTQVDLAELETLPGTQAQLADALGLKPAEKGNNVVLIERSGAGMLFRRRNPQSGAWLASEFIQYLDLQDGRGRNAELATQLRHDILKV; this is translated from the coding sequence ATGCCAAATGAGTTTTTTGACCAGGCCCGGCAGCCGTTGATTGAAGGCTTCATCGAGTCATTGCAGAACGCGACGGGAGTCAAGGTTCTCCACCGAAGACACGCTGCCGGTATTGATCGCGGCGTTGATTTGCTGTTGACCTTGGATACGCCGGACGGCAACTGGGACGTTGCAGTCGAAATCAAACGCGCCGTTTATCCACGCGATATCCGTGATGCTTTAGAGGCGCTCCAACGCTACGGCGCCGAGAACGCAGAAAAGCGAAATGCAACGACGATTATCCCGATGGTGATCGCCGAAAAGATCAGCCAAGGCGCCCGCGAAGAGTTGAAGAACTCGGGCGCTGGCTACTACGACGCTAGCGGCTCCTTGTATTTTCGTCATGAACGATGGCTGATCAATATCGATCGCCCCGCCGCTGCGTCTGCACGGAAAACGCAGCGAGTTCCCCTGTTTAGCGGGGCGAAAGAAATGGTCGTCCATGCACTGCTGCACAGCAAAGGTGAATGGTTCACAGGACTGGAATTGGCGGAACGTTCTGAGACGTCAGTATTTACCGTGTCGTCGGTCTTGCAGGAATTGGAGCTGCGCGAATGGGTGGAATCCGAAGGCAGTGGCCGCCTCCTTCGCCGCCGACTTTGCCGGGCCGGGGATTTATTGGACGCATGGGCCGAGGCGTGGCAGCAACGCAAGGAGAACAGGTCCAACTGGTATTTCTTTTCTTCCAACCCCAGACAACTGCTCGAGAACCTCGCCCGCAAAGCGCCGAAGTCGAGTAGCGCCAGTTGGGCGTTTACCGGAGCCATCGCTGCCAATTACCTGTCACCGCTACTGACCCAAGTAGATCTGGCCGAACTGGAAACATTACCTGGAACTCAGGCGCAACTCGCAGACGCTCTGGGTTTGAAGCCGGCGGAGAAAGGCAACAACGTCGTACTGATCGAACGCTCGGGCGCCGGGATGCTTTTCCGACGCCGCAACCCACAATCAGGCGCGTGGCTCGCCAGCGAGTTCATTCAATACCTCGACTTGCAAGATGGACGAGGCCGCAACGCAGAGTTGGCGACTCAACTTCGACACGACATTTTGAAGGTCTGA